In Bombus pyrosoma isolate SC7728 linkage group LG2, ASM1482585v1, whole genome shotgun sequence, a genomic segment contains:
- the LOC122577839 gene encoding polynucleotide 5'-hydroxyl-kinase NOL9 isoform X2 translates to MNDDSLGAQLTKDGNGKQYCDISEQKTIGSPVIVEALSKNLSSLTIPDVLKQKEQKKMEGNDFDNNPLCMQSMRNEACVIIGKSLNPNDNLYDGAKDTKIVSPSKGKRKPHKDKNQLQNSSSNTSSSNSAKAKRSSDICYTKSSIRNSRKSNTFKTVTSSNNDTVLIDQHSVRFYCLKNKVVAVMSKNTRFCFTGKLIVQVVYGAIEAYGCVITTQNSPIEVYSPRGYSNVLIETSEKFSQNLETNIWVSLSAEGIDQNQENKLIADIKEIQPGMAVVLLSNLENKLTRFLHVFYPFKLFPTIKNVSYHSWTDPKRAERILQSNLYIDNYACKEIIVDQRILQEVTDKVLKRCRENKWSCTLIAGGKGVGKSTTMRHLINTILPVSKMVILVDVDPGQAECTPAGCISYSLIGQPLLGPNFTHLKAPAFQLYIGDVDVSRCITRYIESIKMLINKLSSCPVLSRLPIVVNTMGFSQGIGWNIILFTIKLIRPSFVVQIMSEKSKNNYIEFLSKEVINRQQLSWSSWSANVIDWSQPCDHELFVIHSNAERKGAPGYDNWNMEPYQKRELVMISYLSEIVQDSWNSASRYDPLSLSINKAVPYVTSFASLYISIPRASVPPSHALNVVNGNIVALCGIDMNNNERQEGESTAGPRILNRSPLCACYGFGIIRGVDMERREIFINTPLPVSIMRCVNCLVGCIPVPLTLLQSNQHKNVPYVGGNDVLPMSREHRRGYFRMRYKNNA, encoded by the exons atg AACGATGACTCTTTAGGAGCACAGTTAACCAAAGACGGAAACGGCAAGCAGTATTGCGACATTTCAGAGCAGAAGACCATAGGTTCACCGGTAATAGTAGAAGCTCTATCGAAAAATTTATCCTCGCTAACCATACCTGATGTACTTAaacaaaaagaacaaaagaaaatggagGGCAATGATTTTGACAATAATCCATTATGTATGCAAAGTATGAGGAACGAGGCTTGTGTCATTATTGGTAAATCGTTAAATccaaatgataatttatacgaTGGAGCAAAGGATACTAAAATCGTATCGCCGTCCAAGGGTAAACGCAAACCACATAAGGATAAAAATCAGTTACAAAATAGCAGTTCAAATACTTCTTCCAGTAATTCAGCAAAAGCTAAGAGATCTTCTGACATATGCTACACTAAAAGTAGCATCCGTAATAGTAGAAAATCCAATACATTCAAAACAGTAACTTCAAGTAATAATGATACTGTTCTCATTGATCAGCACTCGGTACGATTTTATTGTCTTAAGAACAAAGTAGTCGCAGTTATGTCGAAAAACACACGATTTTGCTTTACTGGAAAGTTAATTGTACAAGTAGTATATGGGGCTATAGAAGCTTACGGATGCGTCATTACCACACAGAACAGTCCAATCGAAGTTTATTCACCAAGAGGATATAGTAACGTTTTGATAGAAACGAGTGagaaattttcacaaaatttggAAACAAATATATGGGTATCTTTGTCCGCAGAAGGCATTGATCAAAACCAAGAGAACAAACTAATCGCAGACATCAAAGAAATTCAACCCGGCATGGCAGTTGTTTTGTTATCAAATTTGGAAAACAAATTGACTCGGTTTTTACATGTTTTTTATCCATTTAAGCTATTCccaacaataaaaaatgtatcttatCATTCTTGGACTGACCCCAAGAGGGCTGAAAGAATATTACAGTCGAATCTTTATATTGATAATTACGCGtgtaaggaaataattgtTGACCAACGTATTCTGCAAGAAGTTACTGACAAAGTGTTGAAACGTTGCCGTGAGAACAAATGGTCATGCACCTTAATAGCCGGTGGAAAAGGCGTCGGGAAATCAACTACAATGCGACACTTGATAAATACTATACTACCTGTCTCCAAAATGGTGATTCTTGTAGATGTCGACCCAGGACAAGCAGAATGCACACCAGCTGGATGTATATCGTACAGTTTAATCGGACAACCCTTATTGGGACCAAATTTCACGCATTTAAAGGCTCCGGCCTTTCAATTATATATCGGAGATGTAGACGTGTCACGATGCATTACACGATACATCGAGAGTATTAAAATGTTGATTAACAAATTGTCAAGTTGCCCAGTTTTGTCACGCCTACCTATCGTCGTAAACACGATGGGTTTTTCACAAGGTATTGGTTGGAATATCATCCTGTTTACGATCAAATTGATTCGACCTTCTTTCGTTGTACAGATTATGTCTGAGAAGTCAAAGAATAACTATATCGAATTCTTAAGTAAAGAAGTGATAAATCGACAG CAATTATCCTGGTCGAGTTGGAGTGCGAATGTTATTGACTGGAGTCAACCATGCGATCACGAATTATTCGTGATACATTCAAATGCAGAACGTAAAGGTGCTCCGGGATACGACAATTGGAACATGGAGCCGTATCAAAAACGAGAACTTGTAATGATCTCCTACTTGAGTGAAATTGTACAAGACTCTTGGAATTCCGC GAGCCGCTATGACCCTTTATCGTTAAGCATCAACAAAGCTGTTCCATACGT AACATCTTTCGCATCGTTGTACATTTCAATTCCACGAGCGTCAGTGCCCCCGTCGCATGCGTTAAACGTAGTGAATGGTAATATAGTAGCATTATGTGGAATCGATATGAATAACAATGAACGGCAAGAAGGTGAAAGTACGGCTGGTCCACGTATATTAAACAGATCACCTCTTTGCGCATGTTATGGGTTTG GTATCATCAGAGGAGTTGATATGGAGCGACGagagatatttataaacacaCCATTACCGGTTTCTATAATGCGGTGTGTGAACTGTTTGGTGGGATGTATACCGGTACCTCTTACGCTATTACAAAGTAATCAACACAAGAACGTACCTTATGTCGGTGGAAATGATGTTTTACCAATGTCACGAGAACATCGCAGGGGGTATTTCCGTATGAGGTATAAAAACAACGCTTGA
- the LOC122577839 gene encoding polynucleotide 5'-hydroxyl-kinase NOL9 isoform X1, protein MKSSQAKKLKTKILKIGIKQTKAQLPQYKAQNKLVQGKRKSFLKCLNMNSLDKKDKSPQNSLLPEDSLNRKQILLQCNLKHKKKKCTNIEGTQHSVDLSFQNDDSLGAQLTKDGNGKQYCDISEQKTIGSPVIVEALSKNLSSLTIPDVLKQKEQKKMEGNDFDNNPLCMQSMRNEACVIIGKSLNPNDNLYDGAKDTKIVSPSKGKRKPHKDKNQLQNSSSNTSSSNSAKAKRSSDICYTKSSIRNSRKSNTFKTVTSSNNDTVLIDQHSVRFYCLKNKVVAVMSKNTRFCFTGKLIVQVVYGAIEAYGCVITTQNSPIEVYSPRGYSNVLIETSEKFSQNLETNIWVSLSAEGIDQNQENKLIADIKEIQPGMAVVLLSNLENKLTRFLHVFYPFKLFPTIKNVSYHSWTDPKRAERILQSNLYIDNYACKEIIVDQRILQEVTDKVLKRCRENKWSCTLIAGGKGVGKSTTMRHLINTILPVSKMVILVDVDPGQAECTPAGCISYSLIGQPLLGPNFTHLKAPAFQLYIGDVDVSRCITRYIESIKMLINKLSSCPVLSRLPIVVNTMGFSQGIGWNIILFTIKLIRPSFVVQIMSEKSKNNYIEFLSKEVINRQQLSWSSWSANVIDWSQPCDHELFVIHSNAERKGAPGYDNWNMEPYQKRELVMISYLSEIVQDSWNSASRYDPLSLSINKAVPYVTSFASLYISIPRASVPPSHALNVVNGNIVALCGIDMNNNERQEGESTAGPRILNRSPLCACYGFGIIRGVDMERREIFINTPLPVSIMRCVNCLVGCIPVPLTLLQSNQHKNVPYVGGNDVLPMSREHRRGYFRMRYKNNA, encoded by the exons atgaaatcgtcACAAGCGAAGAAGctaaaaacgaaaattttgaaaattggtATAAAGCAAACCAAAGC gCAATTACCACAATATAAAGCACAAAACAAGCTCGTccagggaaaaagaaaatctttccttaaatgtttaaatatgaATTCTTTGGACAAAAAGGATAAAAGTCCTCAAAACAGTTTGCTGCCTGAAGATTcattaaacagaaaacaaaTACTCTtacaatgtaatttaaaacataaaaagaaaaagtgcaCCAATATAGAAGGAACACAAC ATTCTGTGGATCTTTCCTTCCAGAACGATGACTCTTTAGGAGCACAGTTAACCAAAGACGGAAACGGCAAGCAGTATTGCGACATTTCAGAGCAGAAGACCATAGGTTCACCGGTAATAGTAGAAGCTCTATCGAAAAATTTATCCTCGCTAACCATACCTGATGTACTTAaacaaaaagaacaaaagaaaatggagGGCAATGATTTTGACAATAATCCATTATGTATGCAAAGTATGAGGAACGAGGCTTGTGTCATTATTGGTAAATCGTTAAATccaaatgataatttatacgaTGGAGCAAAGGATACTAAAATCGTATCGCCGTCCAAGGGTAAACGCAAACCACATAAGGATAAAAATCAGTTACAAAATAGCAGTTCAAATACTTCTTCCAGTAATTCAGCAAAAGCTAAGAGATCTTCTGACATATGCTACACTAAAAGTAGCATCCGTAATAGTAGAAAATCCAATACATTCAAAACAGTAACTTCAAGTAATAATGATACTGTTCTCATTGATCAGCACTCGGTACGATTTTATTGTCTTAAGAACAAAGTAGTCGCAGTTATGTCGAAAAACACACGATTTTGCTTTACTGGAAAGTTAATTGTACAAGTAGTATATGGGGCTATAGAAGCTTACGGATGCGTCATTACCACACAGAACAGTCCAATCGAAGTTTATTCACCAAGAGGATATAGTAACGTTTTGATAGAAACGAGTGagaaattttcacaaaatttggAAACAAATATATGGGTATCTTTGTCCGCAGAAGGCATTGATCAAAACCAAGAGAACAAACTAATCGCAGACATCAAAGAAATTCAACCCGGCATGGCAGTTGTTTTGTTATCAAATTTGGAAAACAAATTGACTCGGTTTTTACATGTTTTTTATCCATTTAAGCTATTCccaacaataaaaaatgtatcttatCATTCTTGGACTGACCCCAAGAGGGCTGAAAGAATATTACAGTCGAATCTTTATATTGATAATTACGCGtgtaaggaaataattgtTGACCAACGTATTCTGCAAGAAGTTACTGACAAAGTGTTGAAACGTTGCCGTGAGAACAAATGGTCATGCACCTTAATAGCCGGTGGAAAAGGCGTCGGGAAATCAACTACAATGCGACACTTGATAAATACTATACTACCTGTCTCCAAAATGGTGATTCTTGTAGATGTCGACCCAGGACAAGCAGAATGCACACCAGCTGGATGTATATCGTACAGTTTAATCGGACAACCCTTATTGGGACCAAATTTCACGCATTTAAAGGCTCCGGCCTTTCAATTATATATCGGAGATGTAGACGTGTCACGATGCATTACACGATACATCGAGAGTATTAAAATGTTGATTAACAAATTGTCAAGTTGCCCAGTTTTGTCACGCCTACCTATCGTCGTAAACACGATGGGTTTTTCACAAGGTATTGGTTGGAATATCATCCTGTTTACGATCAAATTGATTCGACCTTCTTTCGTTGTACAGATTATGTCTGAGAAGTCAAAGAATAACTATATCGAATTCTTAAGTAAAGAAGTGATAAATCGACAG CAATTATCCTGGTCGAGTTGGAGTGCGAATGTTATTGACTGGAGTCAACCATGCGATCACGAATTATTCGTGATACATTCAAATGCAGAACGTAAAGGTGCTCCGGGATACGACAATTGGAACATGGAGCCGTATCAAAAACGAGAACTTGTAATGATCTCCTACTTGAGTGAAATTGTACAAGACTCTTGGAATTCCGC GAGCCGCTATGACCCTTTATCGTTAAGCATCAACAAAGCTGTTCCATACGT AACATCTTTCGCATCGTTGTACATTTCAATTCCACGAGCGTCAGTGCCCCCGTCGCATGCGTTAAACGTAGTGAATGGTAATATAGTAGCATTATGTGGAATCGATATGAATAACAATGAACGGCAAGAAGGTGAAAGTACGGCTGGTCCACGTATATTAAACAGATCACCTCTTTGCGCATGTTATGGGTTTG GTATCATCAGAGGAGTTGATATGGAGCGACGagagatatttataaacacaCCATTACCGGTTTCTATAATGCGGTGTGTGAACTGTTTGGTGGGATGTATACCGGTACCTCTTACGCTATTACAAAGTAATCAACACAAGAACGTACCTTATGTCGGTGGAAATGATGTTTTACCAATGTCACGAGAACATCGCAGGGGGTATTTCCGTATGAGGTATAAAAACAACGCTTGA
- the LOC122577839 gene encoding polynucleotide 5'-hydroxyl-kinase NOL9 isoform X3 — MEGNDFDNNPLCMQSMRNEACVIIGKSLNPNDNLYDGAKDTKIVSPSKGKRKPHKDKNQLQNSSSNTSSSNSAKAKRSSDICYTKSSIRNSRKSNTFKTVTSSNNDTVLIDQHSVRFYCLKNKVVAVMSKNTRFCFTGKLIVQVVYGAIEAYGCVITTQNSPIEVYSPRGYSNVLIETSEKFSQNLETNIWVSLSAEGIDQNQENKLIADIKEIQPGMAVVLLSNLENKLTRFLHVFYPFKLFPTIKNVSYHSWTDPKRAERILQSNLYIDNYACKEIIVDQRILQEVTDKVLKRCRENKWSCTLIAGGKGVGKSTTMRHLINTILPVSKMVILVDVDPGQAECTPAGCISYSLIGQPLLGPNFTHLKAPAFQLYIGDVDVSRCITRYIESIKMLINKLSSCPVLSRLPIVVNTMGFSQGIGWNIILFTIKLIRPSFVVQIMSEKSKNNYIEFLSKEVINRQQLSWSSWSANVIDWSQPCDHELFVIHSNAERKGAPGYDNWNMEPYQKRELVMISYLSEIVQDSWNSASRYDPLSLSINKAVPYVTSFASLYISIPRASVPPSHALNVVNGNIVALCGIDMNNNERQEGESTAGPRILNRSPLCACYGFGIIRGVDMERREIFINTPLPVSIMRCVNCLVGCIPVPLTLLQSNQHKNVPYVGGNDVLPMSREHRRGYFRMRYKNNA; from the exons atggagGGCAATGATTTTGACAATAATCCATTATGTATGCAAAGTATGAGGAACGAGGCTTGTGTCATTATTGGTAAATCGTTAAATccaaatgataatttatacgaTGGAGCAAAGGATACTAAAATCGTATCGCCGTCCAAGGGTAAACGCAAACCACATAAGGATAAAAATCAGTTACAAAATAGCAGTTCAAATACTTCTTCCAGTAATTCAGCAAAAGCTAAGAGATCTTCTGACATATGCTACACTAAAAGTAGCATCCGTAATAGTAGAAAATCCAATACATTCAAAACAGTAACTTCAAGTAATAATGATACTGTTCTCATTGATCAGCACTCGGTACGATTTTATTGTCTTAAGAACAAAGTAGTCGCAGTTATGTCGAAAAACACACGATTTTGCTTTACTGGAAAGTTAATTGTACAAGTAGTATATGGGGCTATAGAAGCTTACGGATGCGTCATTACCACACAGAACAGTCCAATCGAAGTTTATTCACCAAGAGGATATAGTAACGTTTTGATAGAAACGAGTGagaaattttcacaaaatttggAAACAAATATATGGGTATCTTTGTCCGCAGAAGGCATTGATCAAAACCAAGAGAACAAACTAATCGCAGACATCAAAGAAATTCAACCCGGCATGGCAGTTGTTTTGTTATCAAATTTGGAAAACAAATTGACTCGGTTTTTACATGTTTTTTATCCATTTAAGCTATTCccaacaataaaaaatgtatcttatCATTCTTGGACTGACCCCAAGAGGGCTGAAAGAATATTACAGTCGAATCTTTATATTGATAATTACGCGtgtaaggaaataattgtTGACCAACGTATTCTGCAAGAAGTTACTGACAAAGTGTTGAAACGTTGCCGTGAGAACAAATGGTCATGCACCTTAATAGCCGGTGGAAAAGGCGTCGGGAAATCAACTACAATGCGACACTTGATAAATACTATACTACCTGTCTCCAAAATGGTGATTCTTGTAGATGTCGACCCAGGACAAGCAGAATGCACACCAGCTGGATGTATATCGTACAGTTTAATCGGACAACCCTTATTGGGACCAAATTTCACGCATTTAAAGGCTCCGGCCTTTCAATTATATATCGGAGATGTAGACGTGTCACGATGCATTACACGATACATCGAGAGTATTAAAATGTTGATTAACAAATTGTCAAGTTGCCCAGTTTTGTCACGCCTACCTATCGTCGTAAACACGATGGGTTTTTCACAAGGTATTGGTTGGAATATCATCCTGTTTACGATCAAATTGATTCGACCTTCTTTCGTTGTACAGATTATGTCTGAGAAGTCAAAGAATAACTATATCGAATTCTTAAGTAAAGAAGTGATAAATCGACAG CAATTATCCTGGTCGAGTTGGAGTGCGAATGTTATTGACTGGAGTCAACCATGCGATCACGAATTATTCGTGATACATTCAAATGCAGAACGTAAAGGTGCTCCGGGATACGACAATTGGAACATGGAGCCGTATCAAAAACGAGAACTTGTAATGATCTCCTACTTGAGTGAAATTGTACAAGACTCTTGGAATTCCGC GAGCCGCTATGACCCTTTATCGTTAAGCATCAACAAAGCTGTTCCATACGT AACATCTTTCGCATCGTTGTACATTTCAATTCCACGAGCGTCAGTGCCCCCGTCGCATGCGTTAAACGTAGTGAATGGTAATATAGTAGCATTATGTGGAATCGATATGAATAACAATGAACGGCAAGAAGGTGAAAGTACGGCTGGTCCACGTATATTAAACAGATCACCTCTTTGCGCATGTTATGGGTTTG GTATCATCAGAGGAGTTGATATGGAGCGACGagagatatttataaacacaCCATTACCGGTTTCTATAATGCGGTGTGTGAACTGTTTGGTGGGATGTATACCGGTACCTCTTACGCTATTACAAAGTAATCAACACAAGAACGTACCTTATGTCGGTGGAAATGATGTTTTACCAATGTCACGAGAACATCGCAGGGGGTATTTCCGTATGAGGTATAAAAACAACGCTTGA